In Phaseolus vulgaris cultivar G19833 chromosome 3, P. vulgaris v2.0, whole genome shotgun sequence, the sequence ACAAATTAGGTTAAAAGCATACTTGTTCTTGACTACCTTGAATGTTCTAGGTTTAGGTCGCCTATTGGCCTGTTTAGaacaaaaacaaacaattatttaacttttattgaAAAACAAATGAGGTCAAGAACAATAATTTAACTATGTTTCAAAGTGTTATAGTCCTTATGATGAAGGAATGAGAAgattatgtttatttatatgaaaaaaaagagtgaaTAAAGAAAGGGAGAGATAGTGAGGTCCACCATTAAATATATGATCTACTCCAATTTGTTGAAAAAAGTCAAATAACGTTGTgaaaattactattttatatGGTAGGACTTTTTGACCATGCACATCATCATATTCCATTTTACACTAAGGATGAACAACATGAGTGAATGTAACTTATATTTAACTTCCATGAATATACCAATAGTACGCACATTTACTAATAATGTGTTtgcaaaagtaaaaataaaaaaatttgttatagTAATGAATTATAatgacaataattttttatttctttggtAAAAGCATGTTAGAGTTTAGTTGGCATCTTGTAAATCATAATTCGAACAAAAGTTGCAAGAAGCTAGCTTTCGTCCAAACCATGATATGAATCTTTCTTAAGAAGATTCTCTTTTGATTGGAAAAAGGTTTTTTCTACTTTCCTAAGgagaatctttttttttttttaatgtaaccTAAAGAAGATATTAAACAAACACTGGTTCTTATTTACACCATTCTCCTAATTGCTGACTATCTTACACATGTAATGTTCATATactttattagtatttttaacTGTAAATAACCTTCTGTTCTTGTACATAATCTTATAATACTTAATAGTTATAATGTTCcctctaaatatatttttatttattattcacaCGTCAATAATAAATCATGATAGAgatcactttaaaaaaaatttgaatcaaATTCAGTGATTGGAAAACTATAGCTAATTTTATTAGTATTCTGGGTGTTTTTTTTTCACCCAGCAACTAAGTGAAATGAGCAAATGTTCCATATGATTCGTTTTCATTATGAGGAgttctttcaaaaatatattttagaaaatttatttcaaaaaagacaaaattttccaaaaattgatttctgaaaattttattttaaaaatattttttcaaaaattatgtTCAAGAAAacgtttttcagaatatatttcaTCAATTATGTAAATTATGTTCCAGAAAAAACTTCCGAAAAAGATAATCcagaaatcatttaaaaaaagggTTAAATAgtctttttaaaaattgattgggtgcaggaagaaatttgatggGTGCAGAAATAACGAGCCtagtatttttattcttttgggCTTTGCTCCAGCTTAAAAAAATGTCTTTACCAATATTTGAAATagacaaaaaaattgaaaacgtacttaaattaatattcatatataacTTAAAACTATTTTGAGCAAAATTTaaagtattaaaaattataaaaatattatgaataagaTATGCACAATTAATTAGAATTAGTTAAGATTTAATTTTGTAGAATCCGTTAAAAATAACGTGTTAGTagttgaaataataagattctTTTCTTGAGAGAATGATCTTGGCATGTACACAAACTCAACAACTTAGCCAGAAATCCAGAACAAGTACATTATATTTAACCAGGCAAGCACCACTCCTGAGTTCTAGGCTATGGCTATATCTAAGCAGGATTTGGATCAGAAACATGAGTTTTTAGTAGGGTTTAGGGTATTCTAGTTAACTGATTAGTTGCCAAATCATGAATCAAAGTAGCATGCATGGCAACTAAAGGCACTATTGTAGTTGGCTCAGCCTTCAAGCAAACCATGATTCTGATACCTTAATCCTCAAAAACTATCAAACTATTTTTTGCCAAATCTTAAGCATTTGTTATGTCTGGATTCAGTAATACTAGGATTTTGAGAGAGTTGTTTGCTTGACTGTTTTGTGAGAGCGAGTTTCTCCATTGCATTAATGAACTTGCGCAAGTATTTGATGTACTCTGGGAATGTTTCAAGGTTGCAATGACCACCACCCTTTACCCACAAGGGATCATATTTTTCCTTCGAGAGTTCCCATAATCGCTTCCCGTGAGACCAATCAACAATATCATCATTTGTTCCCTGCACAAAATCCCATTACCAGACACACAAAATTATCAATTATACTAATTCATCAAAAAGAAGACATTACAAGAACACAATATGTCCATGCCAGCTAAGCTGTTTTGTATGGATTATGGACTTTTGGAGAACTGAATTCATGAACATTGCAGAAAATCATCACAAGGTAGATCCTTCATTAGTCTTACAGAAAAAACATCCATTACTGAATATTAGAATACCAACAAGGTTTGCAAACAGAGAAAACACACACAATTAACACTCTTCAATTGTCTTTATTCTATTACTATTACAACACCAAACAAGTTCAGTTACCTGTTCTATCAATATAAACAATAGAAAGGGGATATGTAGAAAAGCATACATACCAAgtatttgttaaatttaataACTTTGTAATACTCCTCGTTAGGACAACGAGTGCAGGGTATTTCCAGGTTCTGTATTAGTGAGGAACAACCACCATAAAGGCACACTCAAAAAACAAAATGGAAGAAGAATTTGGAAAAGGCACATTTCATTTAGTATATACCTATGCTTAGATGGATGCAAATCTGATAACACAATGCATGTTGACATTTCTTAGTAGCCTTATCACATGAATATCAAGTTGTTGAACATGCACATCTTATTCAACATTATTTTTCCCATTTTATATCTGTCTTCTGAGTGCAGATTGATCTTGTAAATTCAAGTCAACATGCAAAAATAGagtaatacaaataaaataggGAATGATATGAACTGTTGTCTGTGGTGTTGTTTCAATTTTTGCTCCAAAATCTATTGCGATTTGCATCAATAATTAATCTGCTTTATTGCTTTCAAGAAGCTGAACAAATTGATCAAAAAAATTACCATCTAGGTAACATAATCAAAGAGTTTCTTCAAACAGATGGAAAGAATGATTCAAGAATGCAACAACAAAACATGTAGTATTCCAAATTCGAATACTTGTTGATAAAAGGAAAATCATCCTTCATAAATGGAAACACCACCAGGATTCATAAACACACggaattctttatttttatgatatcTTGCAGCGgaagaaaattaaaacattagAAGTCCAACCAAATCAGCCTCCCGAAATAACCTAATATTAAGGCTCAAAACATCTGAAGTTCTAAGCCCTTTTATATATGAACAAGAAAACAGAAAGAAAATCATTTCACAACAGAAGCTCAAAAAAGTTGTTGATCAGTTTTGCAGATGAAAAGAAATAGAAGAGCAGAAGGTGATTAAAAACATGGAAGGGAATAGATACTTACATGTATAACAAACACTGGACAGTTGACATGTCGAATTTTATCTATATTCTGAAACGTTAAAAGAGAATTTTGTTACTACAAAGCTCAGCAGAAAATACTACAGTAGAGTAAGAATTATGAACACAGAAGCAAAACTCACTTTAAATATGTCAAACCAAAATGTCATCTTGACAGGGTACAAGACCCTTATCCCCGAAAGGATGGCACTGTGAAGAACAACACCTCTCAACTTCTGCAACTTAGAAGCCAAGTGCAGTGTGGGTCCACTTCCAACCGATTGACCATACAAAATCAATTCTTCTTGCTTAACTCCATATTCGCGCTTCAAACAATGATATACAGCCTCTATGTCGTAATACGTGTTGAACTCAGATGGCTGCCACAGTTGAAGAAGAGACAATCACAGATAGAACACCAAAAACATCAGTGAGAATAGCAGCagatttattttaagaaaaacagTTCCAAATGGAATTTTTATAACCTTGCTTCAAGCATATATATACGCTCCCATGTATATGCGCCGGCCATGTTATATGGAAATAAATCAAAACCCCAAGAAACTTTATTTAGAAACAAAGAACAACCacctcaaaaaaaaaaaaaaaaaacagaataggAAACCAGCGATTACATACCTTACCCGTAGATGCTCCATATCCTGAATAGTCATAACTGCAAACATTAAAcaaagttgaaacaaaaaaaattcagaaagaGCGTCTGTTCACACTCCAAAGTGTTTTCTGAAGTAAAACCTTACATAAGTTGTCAAATcaagcaaaataaatattaaaatatacatttacTTTTATGGAAATGAAGCAAATATGTACTATTATGCATGAGCATTACATACAGAGTGAGAGAGCAACAGGTTTTGCTCAAAGATTAAGACACAACATAATTACCATATTTATCAGATGCGAAGCATCGTCCTCCTTAACAGAGGACATAGACCTCAGAACACagacaaaaacataaaaaaagatgTCCAAAGCCACAGTTTCCCATTGAAAATGAAAACAGAAGAAATTAGAGGCGATGGAAGAAGGGGGTGGTTTTGGTTGACCTCATGATGTTGACACGGAGGTGAGCTCTGAGCTCGATGAAGAGGTCGTGCATCTGACCCAAGTCAGCAGCATTACCGTGAGAGTACAAGAAGGTGAAGCGGGCAAAAGGGTGTTTCCAGAAGGTGGCAACAATCTTGTTGCCACCCTTAGTGTCGAGAATGTGAACGTCGACATTTTTGTCGGCGGTGACACCCGACAGCACCACCCTCCCATCCCCCTCTCGGCAAACGTCGTACGTCGGTGGCTCTGGCGGGAAAAACGCGAATTTCGCAGCCACTGTCCCCGTCACATTGCCCATTTAACGTTGAAGCGCGCAGACGCAAACCCACTTCAGCATGAACCAACCCAACAGAAAAATGGTGATTTGGTTTTGTGGGAGCTTCTTGTTTGCTTTATTTTGTGTGTGGGAATGATAAAAAAAGGTgcttttgtttgttttgtttgagtttagtttttaaaaaatggttgtgtttgaggaagaggaagaggaagaagaagaagaagaagtgttAGTTGGGGTTATGGAAAGGTGTTGTTGAAGTTGGAAGTGGGTTGTGATGTGAGGAAAGTGAAGAGTGGCAGAAAATAGATCCGACCTAAGCGGGTGAGCTGGAAGTGCTGCTGGGCAGGaccattcatcttttccttcttctctCTCTCACCCTTTCACCTATCTCAAATTCAATTATCACACAACAAATCAATTAATTCATTACTTAAATGGTTAAACATGTTtcactcttttttattttcttcctatACTTAGtataatatctttttttttcttcaaaaattcATGGTTGTGCCCTTTGTAAAAGGCATGTAATGATTATTCATTCTACATTATATAACTGGTGCTTCTATAGTTTAATCCTTTTAATCCAATATTGAGCTTTGTCTCAGTTTATCTCTGAAATGAGGATTAATGGGGAGTTTTGATGCTAAGAAAGAtggagagagaaaagaaagaattaTGATGGTTTGATTAAGTAAAAACTatgaaaacatgaaaaaaaaatcatttttaaaactaaatcatTATATTTTCCAAGTGGTTGTTAAGTTAAAACACTTGTTATTCAATTTGgaatgtaaatatttaaaaacttgAATTAATATTCacattgttaaaaaatattcaatataaataaatatctattattaatttaagtatttaagttaattagatGATAACGAATTGTGTTATGATATATTGATTGCATTGTACAACGCATGCCGTCTATAACTGAAGTCGTTTACTTAGGGACTGTAATGAAAAGACAAACTTGCCCTTCTAAGATTATGATTCGAAGAGGGTTTGGGTCCATGTCATTTACGAGCAACGTTTGGGGTTTGGTGTGAAAATGTAACACGACAATGAAGATGAGGATAAcagtaaataaaatatgattttgcCATCGAACAATCTAttactctattttatttttatcacttTTGTCTTTTCTTGTACCTTAGTTACAACATTATTTTCCACCATTCTCCTCGTTATGTTCCAAAGTTATGATAAAGAATACGTTGTCAACAGCTTAATATGATTCTATcagaatatattatattaagaaatagtctttaatttaaGTAACTTTCTCATAAGATAATTTTAGTAGGATAAGATTATATATTATAGATAATACAATAATTGGGGAACAAACTGTTaccataataaattttaaattataattctatattaaaatgttaaatctaattcaatattataaaattaacttataaattttcaaaaaaatcttATAACAACTGCTAATAATACAAAGTCGTAAATTTGAACCTTTAAACCAGATTACTTTAgtatatcagaaaaaaaatgtagTATAATAGAAAAGAAATGATCTACGTTTAGCATTAAActgttaaaataattaatttatatgttgTCTTTGTTGTTGGTTTGCTTAATCCTAAAAACAGTGTGCGAGTGGTGGTTAATAAGAGGATCGAGAAGGAAAGAAGAAGACGTAAGAGTACAAAGTCATAGAGGGTCTAGATTCGGTCAAAGGTAGCAGAGGATCTTCAAATAAAGAGGGCCAATTGTGACAGAAGAAGGGGTCAAACATGTCAGAGTAGACATTCTATGTTTATCTTTTGCTTTTCAGAAATATACAATTTGTTCTCTTCACAGatacttttcttttttcaattatattatgGACTCCTCTCTTTAGATTCCTCTGCATCATACTTTTTCTCATGTTGCTTCTCAGAGATTCAACAATGTCATGTTGAATTCTGAAGATTAAAGATAACTTAACAATAATGCTGAAAATTacaaaagtatattttttttttactcagaTGTTTGCTTACATTAAAACAGGTTAACTTATAATATGTATTGATACTTTGAGGATAAAAAATGGTAGGATTTGAACCTATCATAAGACATGAGAATTTTACTTTTCAACGATATGCGTGTACTTTGATtagttgaaaatattttttttgttttttagttgaaaatattttactttgaaTAGTTATGCATTATTGAACAAActttaaatatttcttatgaAAAATATGATCTATTGACATTCAACAGTTTTTCAACACCactaagaaagaaaaaaaattgaccaAATTCTTGGTATGTTCTCTCATGTTGTTGCATAATTACCAAACTAATCCTTTTTATGGCAACTTTCTACATGCTGTTAGGAAACTGCTTTGACACAATGAGCAAGATCTATATTTACTCCTAAGGTTGGGAGTGATAAATTAtggtattattattatcaacAGTTCATTTTGAAAAAGGTACGAAAGCTGAATTCCTTTGGCTGAAGAGTAAAATTAAAGAAACAGGTAAAGTGAATGGTTTTGTTTGTCAACAATTACTTAACCATGTTGAACCTTTTAAAgtagtttttgaaaattgaaGGATTGGAATACAGTGTACATAGCTAGAAAACTATGCAGCTGTGCCTCAattaatattcatttaaaaGCTTGGAACAGTTAGACATATGCAGACCTATATTTTTCTCCATGAAGCTTGGGATAGAATTTCAGTCATTGTCCCTATAAAGGCTAGCGTGCCAACTCTAAAACTAATGAAACAAAATATGATGTACCAAGTTCAGAATCTTAATTGCAGAAATCTAATTATGAGGATGACGAAGCAAAATAAAGCACGCATTTAGTATGGTGCCAGGAAGTTGCAAGTTTTAACCCCATCTATGAAGACCATAGGCtatgtttgaaaacataaatgaGTTGTCAAAAAAATGGAAATATTAAATGGACCAAAATGGTGGCTTTATGGTAGAAAAACTAGATAGGTAGGTGACGAGAAACTTAATTGACTAATCTTTAAGAGGAGGGACCTCTGGGGAAGAAAAGTAGGAATCCTAATAAATGAAGGAATGATGTTAATGCTATATCAAAATTGAGGAGAAGAAACATGTAGAGATCAATGAATCAGAGTTCCCTTTCAAATTATGTATGGACACTAAAATAAGGCCAATAGGGTGGGGTATTTGCTGTCATGTTCACCACACAATTATAAAATGGTGCCCCCAGATTTTACAATAAAGTTATTAGCAACTCAATGTTTTACCAAGGAAAGTGTTTGGAGTTACTTTAAGCTTTCtttttcactttattttctGTTATCCAATGGCTGTAAAGGAACCGGACGAGTCAAAAACAGCCCATAGACTGCTTGGAATTCGGTGCACCAAACCTTAAGAAAGCAAAACAGAAAAGACAGTGCCAAATAATATTACTGCATACTTTTGCAGAATGGAAAGCTTTAAAAAGAGATTATTATATAGAAGGGAAAGATGCTTGGTTAGTGTTGACAAATGACATAAGAAATTAAGGAATCTGTATATGATTGTAAGTGGTATTCGTGTAATATGTCATTCACCAGTAGCAAGGTTAATCGAGGAAGTCTAGGAAATGGGTCATTTCTTTCATGTGAATGAAACCTTTTCTTAATctgtcaaaagaaaaaaaaattaataaaaagagGAAACAAGCCAACATCAAATCATTAAAAGTTTGGTCAACCTTCAGTATCACAGCCTCTTTAACCTTTACTTTGGAGCTAAAAGTCAGGGGAGTCATTTCATGACCAAATGGGATCACAGCCATCTGCCAAAGCACTGCAATTTTCATTGggtccagaaaaaaaaaagaggcaaAGGTGAAAATGATGTACTCCAAACCTATCAGCTGCAGAATCCGTGTAGAGTGCTTGCAAAAGGGAGTAGAATTTGGACAATACAGTGTCACCACATGCAGGCAGTGCCAGTTTAAAAAGACCAGTCACCATGACGGCAAATGGAACAGCCTGTGCAATCCAATAGACCCACCCATATGATTCAACATGAATCCAAATGCACAAGGACAACCAAAACAAATAACAGTCCAGTCCTCTATGGTAGGAAGAAAATAATGACACGAACCCTTCACATTTGAATTGCCACATAAAATAAAGCAGCGGTACAAGTAATAAATCACACCAGCTAGATAAGGAATTTGTATCAGAGCATATGACATTCGTCTAGTCTATGCAGTagttattaacaatattattaaatattattcatcGGAACAAGGAATCAGTATTGCTGCATATTTCACCCTTGGCTGTTTTTATCTACGCCATTAAAATCCCTGTGACAGTGGCAGGAACCTAAATGTGGAGGATGAGGGATCCTAGCTGACCTCAAATAGTATGTGCTCTTCTTCTAATGTGGTCCTATCTTCGACAACTGAGACCCAACTTTCTGCAATCTTAACAACTCTTGCTTCTGAAATCTCAACTAAAGTAAAGGCTCTTCTTGTACCTTTTGCCTCTGATGAGGAAAGAGCACTTTCCTCGTCCAAGCTTCTCTTGTCTTCATCATTCAAACTTTTGACCCTAGGAACAACTGCCCCATTCAAGTATATGGTGTTATCAGCGCCAACCACAATCATTTTCCTGAAGCCTTTGCCATATGCCAGCTCTTTGTGCATGTGACCAAACACAACCAAGGGAATTGATACCTGATCATTCTCTTTTAGCAAGGATATTGCGTGTTCTAGATCTGTCATATAAACACATTAAACTAGGTAAAAACTGTATCCCAGTTTAGCTATGTTTGCATTATCTCCATCACTCTTGGCATTTGGCATCTTAAGTTACAGATCCATTAAAACAGAAATGATGATTCAGAAGAACATAATGAAGcatttgaaatgaaaaaaaaaatattattaaaaaataataagggGGAGGGGAGAATGCGGCCTTGACATGGCAGTTGACATTATTGCTGGGTGCAAAAACCacaaaaagataatattttaataaaaatctaaGCTATGAAATAATAGAAGTATCACCTGGGTCACCATAATCACCATTGCCCTCAAATTCCCAATCCTTTCCACATATATCATTCGAATCAGAACCAAGGcctatacaaaattaaaattcaaacatCAGGCTGGGTATTAGATGTGACAGACTAGCAGCACCACCAGGGCTGATAACAACATTGAAATGTCATGTGTCACCTGTGGGCCCATTATGTGCAAgtaatataagaaaatgatcaTCTGGTCTGCCAAGAGCAGCTTTCTGGATTCTCTTAGCACTCTCATCCATGTCCTTGACTCCATATCTATGACAAAGCTCAACTGATAAATTGATTTTGGGCTACAATGGAATTTTAGTAATagaaaaaaacaacatatatgGTCTCCTAGACAAATCATAAAAGGCCACCTAACTCTACTTCTAATGTGGATTATCTGTTGTCACAAATAATGGATAGTTAAACGAGGCGAGGCATGGCAAGATTGGGGAAGATAAATACATTAAGAGCATCAAAAGTTAACACTATCACTAACTGTTGGAAAGATTGTACAACATTCTTTCGAGGATGAGAGCAAAATGGTGATTGGTGAACTTAACTCTTTTTTTGTAGGCATTAGAAACTAAGGTGGAAAGCTGAAAAGACTAACTACATTTTCAGCCTTTTGAGGATCGAATTGTCTGTGATTACTTCATTACAATACATACCTTGCAGAAAGAAGCTTTTTCGGTGACAGTGCTTTACCCCCAGAAGAAAATGGCCGTCCACCAACAACACTTACTTTTATTAGAGGGAAGTCTGATCGACGATAAGCCACATGGTCCTCACCAAGGCTGAATTTATATTTGATAGATTCATTTATCAGTAAATTTTCTAAGGATCtccataaaataataaaagcatTATAAGTAAACTCATGGAAATTGACCATTGAGATTGGGGAAAAAAACTATGCTGGGAAAGGTGTCAATATGAACTCTTAAGTAATCAACTCTGTTTTCAGTAATTGATAACTTCTCTAGACTTGACAAGTTTTTGGAACAATAAAAAACTCAtcatacatattttaaaatccTTATTTAAACATTTAATGAACAATGAAAAAATAGCCCATTTTCACCCATAGCATTACATAAGCATATCAACAGAAACAACAAATATGCTGTTGTTAAAAGttaattcataatattttgaaatgcaCAAAATCACATTAATAGATCAGAGAAAATTTTCCcagaataaattgaaatttgaatCCTTATAGATATTAAGCTTACCATTCTAGCTGAAGCTGAACTTTATCCTTCTCCTGGCTAATATTTGAATCAAAGTGTTAGTTTACAATTTGAATAGAAATCAGAGCAACACCTACTGGgtaaaaaaaactcaaacaaattatatttttgacaTACTAAAAAGGATGGGATTATCTTTGTGTATGTGCGTTTGCATGTTGTTATCAGGGTGGTGGGACGTGAAAGATGTACTGCACACATACATTGAAAGTTTATTTTCCTAGCTTTCtatctatttttaaaatgaaaatttcatCAAGTCTAGTGGAATAACCAAACAACATGATCCTTTTTCCACAAAGTACACATACAGAGAGAATGATTCCAGGAACAAACTTGTAAacttcaccttctagaaaacTGTTTAGTAAACCAGGCATCGTGGTTTCCCAGTATAACTGCTTTAGCAAATTCAATATTTGCAACATTCTGAACGACTTCAACATTTTCATCACCAAAATCACCTAAAAAGATTGAATGTGATGTGACAATTGAAAAAGGATGAAAACAGTAATAGAGGGATAAATCATAACAgttatacaacaaaaataaattaacaggCCATAAACTTGGCACATGCTGATTTGTACAGGTCTGACTATTAATGCAAACCATACTCCTTGGTTATTTAGA encodes:
- the LOC137807465 gene encoding uncharacterized protein — translated: MGNVTGTVAAKFAFFPPEPPTYDVCREGDGRVVLSGVTADKNVDVHILDTKGGNKIVATFWKHPFARFTFLYSHGNAADLGQMHDLFIELRAHLRVNIMSYDYSGYGASTGKPSEFNTYYDIEAVYHCLKREYGVKQEELILYGQSVGSGPTLHLASKLQKLRGVVLHSAILSGIRVLYPVKMTFWFDIFKNIDKIRHVNCPVFVIHGTNDDIVDWSHGKRLWELSKEKYDPLWVKGGGHCNLETFPEYIKYLRKFINAMEKLALTKQSSKQLSQNPSITESRHNKCLRFGKK
- the LOC137807466 gene encoding uncharacterized protein; its protein translation is MPMLSACVHAPTVFSYFISHSLSPKVNISCSSMAASSSIRIAVVGDVHDNWSFEQDSKALEFLQPDLVLFTGDFGDENVEVVQNVANIEFAKAVILGNHDAWFTKQFSRSQEKDKVQLQLECLGEDHVAYRRSDFPLIKVSVVGGRPFSSGGKALSPKKLLSARYGVKDMDESAKRIQKAALGRPDDHFLILLAHNGPTGLGSDSNDICGKDWEFEGNGDYGDPDLEHAISLLKENDQVSIPLVVFGHMHKELAYGKGFRKMIVVGADNTIYLNGAVVPRVKSLNDEDKRSLDEESALSSSEAKGTRRAFTLVEISEARVVKIAESWVSVVEDRTTLEEEHILFEVS